The nucleotide window TACTGCTGCGCCCCGATCTGAATGGGCTGAGGGCCAAATTGCGCGGCTACGGTGGCCAGGGACTCCTGGAGTAGCTGCCGGCCCAAGCCGTAGCGCCGGAACTTCGGGCTCACTACCACCCGCCCGATGCTGGCCTCGGGGTAGCTGATGCCGGCCGCAAACAGGCGGGCGTAGGCTGCCAGCTCCCCGCTCTCAGCATAGCCCAGCAGGTGCCAGGCGGCCTGATCCTGCCCGTCGATGTCCTGAAACGCGCAGGTTTGCTCCACTACAAACACTTCGGAGCGCAACTGGAGCAGGTCGTAGAGTTCGGCCAGGGAGAGTTCGGGGAAGGGCTTGCGGGTCCAGGTCAGGGTCATCGAAAAAGAGAAAGAGTATGGGCACGAAGGTAGCAAGCGCCCGGGCACAAGCCTGATTTCTGGGCTTGGCTGGTCAGTCACGGAACAGCCGCGCTGCGGGCAAGGGCCTGGTTTCGGCTACCGGGGCGCAAGCTGGGCCTAAACCTCCAGGTCGGTTCTCACGTGTACACCAGGCGGCCAGTCCCAGTCCTAACCGGGGCCAGCCGTCGATACATTCACTTTCTTTTTCCTGGCATGAAAACGTTTTTGTGGCTGTGGCTGATTGCTTGCGTGGCCTGCTCGCCGGTGCGGGTGGAGTCCACCACCCAAACGCCGGGCGTCGATTTCACGGCGTACCGCACCTACAACTTCCTGGATGTGGAAGCCCGCAATGAGGCAGCTTTTCAGGGGCCTGGCACCGGTATGACGGAGCTCAAGCAGGCCGTAGCCCGGGAGCTGGAGCGCCGCGGCTACCAGCAGGCCGCCGCGCCGGATGTGTGGGTGAACATTGGCGTCGTGACGCAGGACAAGGTGCAAACCCGCCAAACCAACTTCCGCGATGCGCCCCGCTACATTGGGCAGCGCCGCTACAGCTGGAAAAGCGAGGAAGTAGTGGTAGACCGCTACGAGGAAGGCACTGCTACCGTGGATGTGGTGGACGCCGCCCGCAACGAGCGGGTGTGGCAGGGTGTAGCCGTGAGCACCCTCACCGACGACCCCACGAAGCTGGCCGCCCGCATCGATGAGGGCATAACCCGGATGTTTGCCAAGTACCCAGTGCCGCCCCGCTAACTTAGCTACCGCCCGCTCACCTTGTCCAGCACCTGCACTACGTCTTTGGTCGAGACTTTCTGGCCCGTGGCAGCGGCGCGGTAAATAGCTTCGATGAGCTGCATATCGCGCAAACCCATTTCGCCGGGTACGCGGGTAGGCTTGTCGTTGAGAATGCAGTCGGCAAAGTCATCCATCTGGCGGGCTTGCTGGGGCACGTTTTCAATGTTCATGGGCCCCTGACTGGTGCGCCCCGCAATACCGCCGTAGCCGAAAGCCGGCTGCAGCTCCATAAAGCCTTGGCCGGTTTCGGCGCGCAGGCGGCTGTTCAGGTTTTCGGCGTAGCTGGTGCGACAGTCGGCCACGGAGCCGTCGGCGAACTGCATCTGCCAGTTCACGCCGGCTTCTACTTCCTTGAACAAGCCTTTGGAGTCGGGGTTGGGCGCCAGCTTGGCCGTCACGGAAACGGGTACCTGGCCTTTGGTGTACACCACGCCCTGCGCGCAGTAAATACCCATATCCATGAGCGGCCCGCCGCCCGCCAGCTCCTTGTCCACGCGCCAGGGCGTGTCGTTGTTGAAGCGGAAGCCGTTGTCGGCCACCAGGCGCTTGATGGGCCCCAGCACCTGCTGCTGGCCCAGGCGCATCATTTCCTGGTGGTGAGGCTCGAAGTGCAGGCGGTAGCCGATGCTGAATTTCTTGCCCGCCTTCTGCATGGCCGAAATCATGCGGCGGCAGTCGGCGGCGGTGGGGGCCATAGGCTTTTCGCAGATGACGTGCTTGCCGGCCCGCGCGGCCCGCTCCACGTACTCGGCGTGCAAGGCCACCGGCAGCACCACGTACACGATGTCAATGGCCGGGTTGTCGATTATCCGATCAAAGCTCTGGTAGTTGTAGATGTTCTGGTCGGGCAGGTGGTAGCGCTGCTTCCACTGCGCGGCTTTGGCAGGCGTACCCGTCACAATACCCGCGAGCTTGCAGAGCCTGGTTTGCTGCAGGGCGGGGGCTAATTGGCCGGTGCTGTACTTGCCCAGCCCTACCAAAGCCACACCCAGCTGCCGGCCGCTCTGCAGGGCCTCCCCGCTGGCGGGGCCGTAGCCGTGCTCAGCCAGCCAATTCAGCGGCCCGCCCACGGCCGAGGCTCCCACTAGCGTAGTGCCCAGCCCCAGCGACGCAGTACGCATAAATTCCCGACGCGAAAACGCAGATGATTTCATATTTCCAGGCAGCTTGATCCGTTAGCAGCTACCGCATAGAGCCGTGTGAGGTTGCGTGCAAAATGCGGGGTTTACTCTCGAAACGCGTCCGACTGGCCGTCATGCTGAGCGCAGCCGAAGCATCTCTACCTCTGGCTAATCAATACCACGGCAACGAAGTGGTAGAGATGCTTCGACAAGCTCAGCATGACGTTCTTTCAGTTTTCTGTTAAACCGCGCTACTCATCCTCCGGAAACGTGCCCATGCCGCCGCTTTCGAAGTCGGCAATGGCCTGCACCAGCTCCTGGTTGGTGTTCATCACGAAGGGGCCGTAGGTCGCCAGAGGCTCCTCGATGGGCGCCCCGGCCAGCACCAGGAGCACCGTATCCTGCGTAGCGGTGAAGGGCACGTCGGGCGAGTTCCAGCCGAAAACCACCAGCTGCTTGCTGCCGGCTAGGCGCCCATCAGCCAGCTGAAGCTGCCCGTGCACCACGTAGAAGCCCACGTTGTACTCGGCGGGCAGGCTGATGGTCGTTTCGGCCCCGGCCGGGAGGTGTACATCCAGCAGGGTGATGGGCGAAAACGTTTCGGCGGGCCCCGTAACGGCTTCGTATTCACCGGCCACCACCCGGATGCGGCCCCGGCCCTCAGCAGCGGGCACTTCGGGAATGGCCGCGGCCCGGATGTTCTGGTAGCGGGGCGGGGCCAGCTTGTCCTTCCTGGGCACGTTCACCCACAGCTGCAGCAACTCCAGGGTGCCGCCCTGGCGGGCAAACTCCCGCTCGTGGCGCTCCTCGTGC belongs to Hymenobacter sp. J193 and includes:
- a CDS encoding DUF4136 domain-containing protein; the protein is MKTFLWLWLIACVACSPVRVESTTQTPGVDFTAYRTYNFLDVEARNEAAFQGPGTGMTELKQAVARELERRGYQQAAAPDVWVNIGVVTQDKVQTRQTNFRDAPRYIGQRRYSWKSEEVVVDRYEEGTATVDVVDAARNERVWQGVAVSTLTDDPTKLAARIDEGITRMFAKYPVPPR
- a CDS encoding pirin family protein yields the protein MPPTYPGRRIFQIIDGNKKAVGDGFDVTSPMPGPRIRQLSPYLLIDHTGPMPVAPTEAPLGTPPHPHRGFETVTVVYEGALAHRDTAGHSGTLGPGDVQWMTAGAGLLHEERHEREFARQGGTLELLQLWVNVPRKDKLAPPRYQNIRAAAIPEVPAAEGRGRIRVVAGEYEAVTGPAETFSPITLLDVHLPAGAETTISLPAEYNVGFYVVHGQLQLADGRLAGSKQLVVFGWNSPDVPFTATQDTVLLVLAGAPIEEPLATYGPFVMNTNQELVQAIADFESGGMGTFPEDE
- a CDS encoding GNAT family N-acetyltransferase, whose product is MTLTWTRKPFPELSLAELYDLLQLRSEVFVVEQTCAFQDIDGQDQAAWHLLGYAESGELAAYARLFAAGISYPEASIGRVVVSPKFRRYGLGRQLLQESLATVAAQFGPQPIQIGAQQYLQSFYESFGFRQVGQGYLEDGIPHLHMVRP
- a CDS encoding Gfo/Idh/MocA family protein, which codes for MRTASLGLGTTLVGASAVGGPLNWLAEHGYGPASGEALQSGRQLGVALVGLGKYSTGQLAPALQQTRLCKLAGIVTGTPAKAAQWKQRYHLPDQNIYNYQSFDRIIDNPAIDIVYVVLPVALHAEYVERAARAGKHVICEKPMAPTAADCRRMISAMQKAGKKFSIGYRLHFEPHHQEMMRLGQQQVLGPIKRLVADNGFRFNNDTPWRVDKELAGGGPLMDMGIYCAQGVVYTKGQVPVSVTAKLAPNPDSKGLFKEVEAGVNWQMQFADGSVADCRTSYAENLNSRLRAETGQGFMELQPAFGYGGIAGRTSQGPMNIENVPQQARQMDDFADCILNDKPTRVPGEMGLRDMQLIEAIYRAAATGQKVSTKDVVQVLDKVSGR